From one Lolium rigidum isolate FL_2022 chromosome 4, APGP_CSIRO_Lrig_0.1, whole genome shotgun sequence genomic stretch:
- the LOC124708291 gene encoding probable F-box protein At4g22165 — translation MEACSVTRIMSLGHLDLTILHKLLALSPGSHMKFRKDPPLMEAETLVPNSYRKFRKDTLLMETGTVVEILGRKFREDPLLMETETVVQNSPELPLDVLMDIFAQLEIPDFIRAGSVCSAWRSAYTILHSQLVQYKRRQTPCLLYTSESVADNVACLYSLAEKRAYNITLPDPPIRSRYLIGSSHGWLVTADDKSELHLLNPITSQQIALPPVITIEHVKPILDDAGAISKYELWDDLDVEIHDLDKLRDCLYFRAFVFPDTSTGSYIVVLIIFPYRQLLFARVGDCKWTLLPPGEDYEQCIHMDGLLYAFTRTGQIDAFDLTGPTFPRNVIADEMENHISGMDGLMYVVQAPCGDLLQVCRGAEVTEDILVETDKIMVYKADMSAKKLVKMNGLHDHVLFLGRSQSQCLSAEQYPQLKTNCVYFTDDDTYISRYKNDRRDIGILNLENGGREEIASKLWCNWPNPIWITPNITRMNMGVYK, via the coding sequence ATGGAGGCGTGTAGTGTCACCAGGATAATGAGCTTAGGGCATCTGGACTTGACAATTTTGCATAAGCTGCTGGCTCTTTCTCCCGGTTCACACATGAAATTCAGAAAAGACCCGCCGCTGATGGAGGCCGAGACCTTGGTACCAAATTCGTACAGGAAGTTCAGAAAAGACACGCTGCTGATGGAGACCGGGACGGTGGTTGAAATTTTGGGCAGGAAATTCAGAGAAGACCCATTGCTGATGGAGACCGAGACCGTGGTGCAAAATTCGCCGGAGCTGCCGCTGGATGTATTAATGGATATCTTTGCCCAACTAGAGATCCCTGACTTCATACGCGCTGGCTCTGTCTGCTCCGCCTGGCGCTCCGCGTATACCATCCTACACAGCCAGCTTGTGCAGTACAAACGGCGCCAAACACCTTGCCTCCTCTACACCTCTGAGTCTGTTGCTGACAACGTAGCTTGTCTCTACAGCCTCGCTGAGAAGAGGGCCTACAATATTACTCTTCCGGATCCACCCATCCGTAGTAGGTATCTGATTGGGTCCTCCCATGGCTGGTTAGTTACCGCAGATGACAAGTCTGAGCTTCATCTTCTTAATCCGATAACTAGCCAACAGATAGCTCTCCCGCCCGTGATCACCATTGAGCATGTAAAGCCGATCTTAGACGATGCCGGTGCAATTAGTAAATATGAGTTGTGGGATGACTTGGATGTGGAAATACATGATCTAGACAAGCTCCGTGACTGCCTCTACTTCCGGGCATTTGTGTTTCCTGATACATCTACGGGAAGCTACATTGTGGTTTTAATCATCTTTCCATACCGCCAGCTTTTGTTTGCAAGGGTAGGTGATTGTAAGTGGACCTTGCTGCCACCAGGTGAGGACTATGAACAATGCATCCACATGGATGGTCTATTGTATGCGTTCACAAGAACCGGGCAAATCGATGCTTTTGATCTCACTGGTCCTACCTTCCCGAGGAATGTTATTGCAGACGAGATGGAGAATCACATCAGTGGGATGGATGGGTTGATGTATGTTGTTCAGGCCCCATGTGGTGATCTATTGCAAGTTTGCAGGGGTGCTGAAGTCACAGAAGATATCCTGGTAGAGACTGACAAAATAATGGTATATAAAGCTGATATGTCAGCAAAAAAGCTTGTGAAAATGAACGGCTTGCatgatcatgtgttgtttcttggCCGTAGTCAGTCACAGTGCCTTAGTGCTGAACAATATCCGCAGCTGAAGACAAATTGTGTTTATTTCACTGATGACGATACATATATTTCGAGGTATAAGAATGATCGCCGGGATATTGGTATTCTCAACTTAGAAAATGGTGGCAGGGAAGAAATTGCATCCAAGCTTTGGTGCAACTGGCCAAATCCCATATGGATAACACCCAATATCACAAGGATGAACATGGGGGTGTACAAATAG